Proteins found in one Aquibium microcysteis genomic segment:
- the ilvA gene encoding threonine ammonia-lyase IlvA, with protein MSVTSPAPGFIERVDAAALALRDLFAETPLQLNDHLSRRYGARIWLKREDLSPVRSYKIRGAYTFFRKALKAKTPAKSFVCASAGNHAQGFAFACRNLGQRGVIFMPVTTPQQKIDKTVTFGGKYVEIRLTGDFFDACLEAALAYAEETGALMVPPFDHRDIIDGQATVAAELVSQMPDGVVPDLTILPVGGGGLAAGVTQYLTAKGWPTRFAFAEPVGAPSLRQSLAEGRRVKLAKVDNFVDGAAVAEIGREPLRHLKAFRPEDVHLVPENRLCATMIEMLNVEGVVLEPAGALAIDALKDFPKSELKGRTIVLVVSGGNFDFERLPDVKERALRFERLKKYFVFRFPQRPGALRDFLDLLGPEDDIARFEYLKKSARNFGSVLIGIETKSARNFDRLEKKFREAGWSYQDITDNDVLAGLII; from the coding sequence ATGTCCGTCACGTCCCCGGCCCCAGGCTTCATCGAACGCGTCGACGCGGCCGCGCTTGCCCTTCGCGACCTGTTCGCCGAGACGCCGCTGCAGCTCAACGATCATCTGTCGCGCCGCTATGGCGCGCGCATCTGGCTGAAGCGGGAGGACCTGTCGCCGGTGCGCTCCTACAAGATCCGCGGCGCCTACACCTTCTTCCGCAAGGCGCTGAAGGCGAAGACGCCGGCGAAGAGCTTCGTCTGCGCCTCGGCCGGAAACCATGCGCAGGGCTTCGCCTTCGCCTGTCGCAATCTCGGCCAGCGCGGCGTGATCTTCATGCCCGTCACGACGCCGCAGCAGAAGATCGACAAGACCGTGACCTTCGGCGGAAAATATGTCGAGATCCGACTGACGGGCGACTTCTTCGATGCCTGCCTGGAGGCAGCCCTCGCCTATGCCGAGGAGACGGGCGCGCTGATGGTGCCGCCCTTCGACCACCGCGACATCATCGACGGCCAGGCGACGGTTGCCGCCGAACTCGTGTCGCAGATGCCCGACGGCGTCGTGCCAGACCTGACGATCCTGCCGGTCGGCGGCGGCGGGCTTGCCGCGGGCGTGACGCAATATCTGACGGCGAAGGGCTGGCCGACGCGCTTCGCCTTCGCCGAGCCCGTCGGTGCGCCGAGCCTGAGGCAGAGCCTCGCCGAAGGCCGGCGGGTGAAGCTCGCGAAGGTCGACAATTTCGTCGACGGCGCGGCCGTGGCGGAGATCGGCCGCGAGCCGCTGCGCCACCTGAAGGCATTCCGGCCGGAGGACGTCCACCTCGTCCCCGAGAACCGGCTCTGCGCGACCATGATCGAGATGCTCAACGTCGAGGGAGTCGTGCTGGAGCCCGCCGGCGCGCTGGCGATCGACGCGCTCAAGGACTTTCCCAAATCCGAACTGAAGGGCAGGACGATCGTGCTCGTCGTCTCGGGCGGCAATTTCGACTTCGAGCGCCTGCCCGACGTCAAGGAGCGGGCGCTGCGCTTCGAGCGGCTGAAGAAGTACTTCGTCTTCCGCTTCCCGCAGCGTCCCGGCGCGCTGCGCGACTTCCTCGACCTGCTCGGCCCGGAGGACGACATCGCCCGCTTCGAATATCTGAAGAAGTCAGCGCGCAATTTCGGCTCCGTCCTGATCGGCATCGAGACGAAGAGCGCCAGGAACTTCGACCGGCTGGAGAAGAAGTTCCGCGAAGCCGGCTGGTCCTATCAGGACATCACCGACAACGACGTGCTGGCCGGACTGATCATCTGA
- the kdsA gene encoding 3-deoxy-8-phosphooctulonate synthase, producing the protein MTQPNTTVTAGSAVFSNDAPLTLIAGPCQLESRGHAFDMAGALKEMTEALGIGLVYKTSFDKANRTSLSGKRGAGLDEALPIFADIRSQLGLPVLTDVHTEEQCGIVAEAVDILQIPAFLCRQTDLLVAAAKTGRVVNVKKGQFLAPWDMKNVVAKITGSGNANVLVTERGASFGYNTLVSDMRALPVMAETGAPVIFDATHSVQQPGGQGASSGGERRFVETLSRAAVAVGIAGVFIETHEDPDNAPSDGPNMVPLADMPRLLGTLMAFDAVAKRKG; encoded by the coding sequence ATGACCCAGCCGAACACCACCGTCACCGCCGGCAGCGCGGTGTTTTCCAATGACGCGCCGCTGACGCTGATCGCCGGGCCGTGCCAGCTCGAATCGCGGGGCCACGCCTTCGACATGGCCGGCGCGCTGAAGGAGATGACGGAGGCGCTCGGAATCGGGCTCGTGTACAAGACCAGCTTCGACAAGGCCAACCGCACCTCGCTCTCCGGCAAGCGCGGCGCCGGCCTGGACGAGGCGCTGCCGATCTTCGCCGACATCCGCAGCCAGCTCGGCCTGCCGGTCCTGACCGACGTCCACACCGAGGAACAGTGCGGCATCGTGGCGGAAGCGGTCGACATCCTGCAGATCCCGGCCTTCCTCTGCCGCCAGACAGACCTGCTCGTCGCGGCGGCGAAGACCGGCAGGGTCGTCAACGTCAAGAAGGGGCAGTTCCTCGCGCCCTGGGACATGAAGAACGTGGTCGCCAAGATCACGGGCTCGGGCAACGCCAACGTGCTGGTGACCGAGCGCGGCGCGTCCTTCGGCTACAACACGCTCGTCTCCGACATGCGCGCGCTGCCGGTGATGGCCGAGACCGGCGCCCCGGTGATCTTCGACGCCACGCATTCGGTCCAGCAGCCCGGCGGGCAGGGCGCATCGAGCGGCGGCGAGCGGCGCTTCGTGGAGACGCTGTCGCGGGCGGCCGTCGCCGTGGGCATCGCCGGTGTGTTCATCGAGACGCACGAGGATCCCGACAATGCGCCATCGGACGGACCGAACATGGTGCCGCTGGCAGACATGCCGCGGCTCCTCGGGACGCTGATGGCCTTCGATGCGGTGGCCAAGCGGAAAGGCTGA
- a CDS encoding VOC family protein translates to MSNTLPNAALDHLVLPTASLETARGRLGALGFTVAPTGVHPFGTANCCVYMADGTFLEPLAIADADACAAAAAAGNVFVGRDRAFRSTGRHEGFSAIVLASDDADADHGTFVGAGLSAGDVLSFSRPFQDASGRSDTASFKLAFAAAPRTLPFVFSCQRLNAPAVDRSALQHHANGVTRLLSIMVVAADPAAASRFFATVTGVAGEAGATATRYALANGDILVRPATSGDGALPTGLFDFRAVTFGVSDLSATRRVLSANGIAFETTDQRITVPPAPGQGAGFIFEERA, encoded by the coding sequence ATGTCGAACACCCTCCCGAACGCAGCCCTCGACCACCTCGTCCTGCCGACGGCCTCGCTGGAGACCGCGCGCGGTCGTCTCGGCGCACTCGGCTTTACGGTGGCGCCCACGGGCGTGCACCCCTTCGGAACGGCCAATTGCTGCGTCTACATGGCGGACGGCACGTTTCTCGAACCCCTTGCCATCGCCGATGCCGATGCCTGTGCTGCGGCCGCCGCCGCTGGCAACGTCTTCGTCGGCCGCGACCGCGCCTTCCGCTCCACCGGGCGCCACGAAGGGTTTTCGGCCATCGTGCTGGCCAGCGACGACGCCGATGCCGATCATGGGACGTTCGTCGGAGCAGGGCTGTCGGCCGGCGACGTCCTGTCCTTTTCGCGTCCCTTTCAGGACGCGTCCGGCCGCAGCGACACGGCATCCTTCAAACTCGCCTTCGCTGCGGCACCTCGCACGCTGCCCTTCGTCTTCTCGTGTCAGCGCTTGAACGCGCCGGCGGTCGACCGCAGCGCGCTGCAGCACCATGCGAACGGCGTGACGCGTCTTTTGTCGATCATGGTCGTGGCGGCCGATCCGGCCGCTGCATCCCGCTTCTTCGCGACCGTGACCGGCGTTGCCGGCGAGGCGGGCGCAACGGCCACCCGCTATGCCCTGGCCAATGGCGACATCCTGGTGCGTCCGGCCACCTCCGGCGACGGAGCGTTGCCGACCGGGCTGTTCGACTTCCGCGCCGTGACCTTCGGCGTATCCGACCTGTCCGCCACGCGGCGCGTGCTGTCTGCGAACGGCATCGCTTTCGAAACCACCGACCAGCGCATCACCGTGCCCCCCGCACCGGGACAGGGCGCAGGCTTCATCTTCGAGGAACGGGCATGA
- a CDS encoding TMEM43 family protein, translating to MSDSIREVTSVSWFGRLTRSAGGIVFGLLLLVAMVIGLFWNEGRAVTTARSLEEGAGLVQTVPSDRIDPALEGRLVHVAGPVAATAEPRDDLFGVVAAGIRLERSVEMYQWVERQKSETKTKLGGGEETVTTYSYEKAWSTDAIDSGRFKQPEGHANPGMNYSSESFQIPQASLGAFRLDTPVLDRIGGAEKLSLDQGMIDAVKASYTGPRGLHVASSGAYMGFDPSSPRIGDYRLSWQVVPLGPVSVVGRQTGDGFAAYQTVAGNRLLMVESGVVAADQMFADAMTGNTILTWALRAGGLLLLMFAFSMIMGPVGVLADVIPFLGSLVRLGTGAIAFVLAVLVGSVTIALAWFWYRPLLAIGIVVAAVAIAVLVSRFGRKAAAEPSTPAPAA from the coding sequence ATGAGCGACAGCATTCGCGAAGTCACGTCCGTCTCCTGGTTCGGCCGTCTGACACGGTCGGCCGGCGGCATCGTCTTCGGCCTTCTGCTTCTCGTGGCGATGGTCATCGGGCTGTTCTGGAACGAGGGCAGGGCGGTGACCACCGCCCGCTCGCTCGAAGAGGGCGCCGGGCTCGTCCAGACCGTTCCGTCCGACCGGATCGATCCGGCGCTCGAGGGTCGCCTCGTGCACGTCGCCGGTCCTGTGGCGGCGACCGCGGAACCTCGGGACGACCTGTTCGGCGTCGTTGCGGCCGGTATCCGGCTGGAGCGCTCCGTCGAGATGTACCAGTGGGTCGAGCGCCAGAAGTCGGAGACGAAAACCAAGCTCGGCGGCGGCGAGGAGACGGTCACCACCTATTCCTACGAGAAGGCGTGGTCCACGGACGCGATCGATTCCGGACGTTTCAAGCAGCCGGAGGGCCATGCCAATCCCGGAATGAACTATTCCAGTGAGAGCTTCCAGATCCCGCAGGCCTCGCTGGGCGCGTTCCGGCTGGACACGCCGGTGCTCGACAGGATCGGCGGCGCCGAAAAGCTGTCGCTCGACCAGGGAATGATCGATGCCGTAAAGGCGAGCTACACCGGCCCGCGCGGCCTGCACGTCGCGTCCAGCGGTGCCTACATGGGCTTCGACCCGTCCTCGCCGCGCATCGGCGACTACCGCCTGAGCTGGCAGGTCGTGCCGCTCGGCCCGGTGAGCGTTGTCGGCCGGCAGACCGGTGACGGCTTCGCGGCCTACCAGACGGTCGCCGGCAACCGGCTGCTGATGGTCGAGAGCGGCGTCGTCGCGGCGGATCAGATGTTCGCGGACGCCATGACCGGCAACACGATCCTGACCTGGGCGCTGCGCGCCGGCGGCCTGCTGCTGCTGATGTTCGCTTTCTCGATGATCATGGGACCGGTGGGCGTGCTGGCCGACGTGATCCCCTTCCTCGGCAGCCTGGTGCGGCTGGGCACGGGCGCCATCGCCTTCGTGCTGGCGGTACTCGTCGGCAGCGTGACGATCGCTCTCGCCTGGTTCTGGTACCGGCCGCTGCTGGCCATCGGCATCGTCGTCGCAGCCGTCGCCATCGCCGTTCTGGTCAGCCGCTTCGGCCGGAAGGCGGCAGCCGAGCCCAGCACGCCAGCGCCCGCCGCCTGA
- a CDS encoding CTP synthase, with translation MARYVFITGGVVSSLGKGIAAAALGALLQARGYRARIKKLDPYLNVDPGTMSPYQHGEVFVTDDGAETDLDLGHYERFTGRSANQQDNITTGRIYKNIIEKERRGDYLGATVQVIPHVTDEIKNFVLEGNDDYDFVLCEIGGTVGDIEAMPFLEAIRQLGNDLPRNAAVYIHLTLMPWIPAAGELKTKPTQHSVKELRSIGIAPDILLVRADRPIPKDERRKLSLFCNVRESAVIQALDVAHIYDVPMAYHREGLDGEVLAAFGIDPAPKPRMERWQEVSTRIHNPEGEVTIAIVGKYTGLKDAYKSLMEALTHGGIANRVKVKLDWIESEIFEKEDPAPWLEKVHGILVPGGFGERGSEGKILAAKFARERKVPYFGICFGMQMACIEAARSLAGIEGASSTEFGPAREPVVGLMTEWLKGNMLEKRRETDDLGGTMRLGAYEARLAEGSKIAAVYGDTKIHERHRHRYEVNIDYKERLEDCGLVFAGMSPDGVLPETVEYPDHPWFIGVQYHPELKSRPFEPHPLFASFIGAAVDQSRLV, from the coding sequence ATGGCGCGATATGTATTCATCACCGGCGGCGTGGTTTCCTCCCTTGGCAAAGGCATTGCCGCAGCGGCTCTCGGAGCCCTGCTGCAGGCGCGCGGCTATCGCGCGCGCATCAAGAAGCTCGATCCCTACCTCAACGTCGATCCGGGAACGATGTCGCCCTACCAGCACGGCGAGGTCTTCGTGACCGACGACGGCGCCGAGACCGATCTCGATCTCGGTCACTACGAGCGCTTCACCGGCCGGTCGGCGAACCAGCAGGACAACATCACGACCGGGCGCATCTACAAAAACATCATCGAGAAGGAACGCCGCGGCGACTATCTCGGCGCGACCGTCCAGGTGATCCCGCACGTCACCGACGAGATCAAGAACTTCGTGCTGGAAGGCAATGACGACTACGACTTCGTGCTCTGCGAGATCGGCGGCACGGTGGGCGACATTGAGGCGATGCCGTTCCTGGAGGCGATCCGCCAGCTCGGCAACGACCTGCCGCGCAATGCCGCCGTCTACATCCACCTGACGCTGATGCCGTGGATTCCGGCGGCAGGCGAGCTGAAGACCAAGCCGACGCAGCATTCGGTGAAGGAACTGCGCTCGATCGGCATCGCGCCCGACATCCTGCTGGTGCGTGCCGACCGCCCGATTCCGAAGGACGAGCGCCGCAAGCTGTCGCTGTTCTGCAACGTGCGCGAATCCGCCGTCATCCAGGCGCTCGACGTCGCCCATATCTACGACGTGCCGATGGCCTATCACCGGGAAGGGCTCGACGGCGAGGTGCTGGCCGCCTTCGGCATCGACCCGGCGCCCAAGCCGCGCATGGAACGCTGGCAGGAGGTCTCGACCCGGATCCACAATCCGGAGGGCGAGGTGACCATCGCCATCGTCGGCAAGTACACGGGCCTGAAGGACGCCTACAAGTCGCTCATGGAGGCGCTGACGCATGGCGGCATCGCCAACCGCGTCAAGGTGAAGCTCGACTGGATCGAGAGCGAGATCTTCGAGAAGGAGGATCCCGCGCCCTGGCTGGAGAAGGTGCACGGCATCCTGGTGCCCGGCGGCTTCGGCGAGCGCGGCTCGGAAGGCAAGATCCTGGCGGCGAAATTCGCCCGCGAGCGCAAGGTGCCCTATTTCGGCATCTGCTTCGGCATGCAGATGGCCTGCATCGAGGCGGCGCGGTCGCTGGCCGGCATCGAGGGCGCCTCCTCGACGGAGTTTGGCCCGGCCCGGGAGCCGGTGGTCGGCCTGATGACGGAATGGCTGAAGGGCAACATGCTGGAGAAGCGCCGCGAGACCGACGATCTCGGCGGCACGATGCGGCTCGGCGCCTATGAAGCACGGCTGGCCGAGGGATCGAAGATCGCGGCCGTCTATGGCGACACCAAGATCCACGAACGCCACCGCCACCGCTACGAAGTCAACATCGACTACAAGGAGCGGCTGGAGGACTGCGGTCTCGTCTTCGCCGGCATGTCGCCCGACGGCGTGCTGCCCGAGACGGTCGAGTATCCCGACCATCCCTGGTTCATCGGCGTGCAGTACCACCCCGAGCTGAAGTCGCGTCCCTTCGAGCCGCACCCGCTCTTCGCGAGCTTCATCGGCGCGGCGGTGGACCAGTCGCGGCTGGTCTGA
- a CDS encoding isovaleryl-CoA dehydrogenase, with the protein MTALPAFKTHEVLNQPPALEDFNLFSTDRALTNAAAAMGAGHATDRLTAYGAELGRAETIEAGRLAHRFPPELKSFDRFGNRVDQVEFHPSWHRIMSLIVGEGLHSGPWAQPGPGAHTARAAAYIMHAQVEPGSQCPTTMTYGSVPALRGQGGLAETILDRIGTRSYDPRDIAVADKTGALVGMGMTEKQGGSDVRSNTTIAVAAGTDGGFLLTGHKWFFSCPQIDAHLVLAQAPGGLSCFLVPRRLPDGTKNAVRIQRLKDKVGNRSNASSEVEFQNAHGWLVGEEGRGIPTILEMGTFTRLDCALGSAGLLRGAVAQALHHVFHRRAFQRHLIDQPLMTNVVADLAVESEAATLLALRLARAFDGMAAGSAEDAAFVRLCTPAVKYWVCKRAPNGVVEAMEVLGGNGYVEEGPLGLLYKEIPLNSIWEGSGNVMCLDVLRALQKSPDTFGAYLAEIRAVRGADSRLDAAARALEADFAQKGGMEHRARRLVERMMTVLQGALLVRHAPAAVADAFCASRLAGDWGHAFGTLPAGVDARAIVDRARPA; encoded by the coding sequence ATGACCGCCCTGCCCGCCTTCAAGACGCACGAAGTGCTGAACCAGCCGCCGGCGCTGGAGGATTTCAACCTGTTCTCCACGGACCGGGCGCTGACCAATGCCGCAGCCGCCATGGGCGCCGGGCATGCGACCGACAGGCTGACCGCCTACGGCGCCGAGCTCGGGCGCGCGGAAACGATCGAAGCCGGACGGCTGGCGCACCGGTTCCCGCCGGAGCTGAAGAGCTTCGACCGCTTCGGCAACCGGGTGGACCAGGTCGAGTTCCACCCGTCCTGGCACCGGATCATGAGCCTCATCGTCGGCGAAGGCCTCCATTCCGGTCCGTGGGCGCAACCCGGACCCGGCGCCCATACGGCGCGCGCCGCGGCCTACATCATGCATGCGCAGGTGGAGCCCGGCAGCCAGTGCCCGACGACCATGACCTATGGCAGCGTGCCGGCCCTGCGCGGCCAGGGCGGCCTCGCCGAAACAATTCTCGACCGTATCGGCACCCGCAGCTACGACCCGCGCGACATCGCGGTCGCCGACAAGACGGGCGCGCTGGTCGGCATGGGCATGACCGAGAAGCAGGGCGGATCGGACGTGCGCTCCAACACCACAATCGCCGTGGCCGCAGGCACGGACGGCGGCTTCCTGCTCACCGGCCACAAATGGTTCTTCTCCTGCCCGCAGATCGACGCGCATCTCGTGCTCGCGCAGGCGCCGGGCGGGCTGTCCTGCTTCCTCGTGCCGCGCCGGCTGCCGGACGGGACGAAGAACGCGGTGCGCATCCAGCGCCTGAAGGACAAGGTCGGCAACAGGTCGAACGCCTCGTCCGAGGTCGAATTCCAGAACGCCCATGGCTGGCTCGTCGGCGAGGAAGGCCGCGGCATCCCGACCATCCTCGAGATGGGCACCTTCACGCGGCTCGACTGCGCGCTGGGCTCGGCCGGCCTGCTGCGCGGTGCCGTGGCGCAGGCGCTGCATCACGTCTTCCACCGCCGCGCCTTCCAGCGCCACCTGATCGACCAGCCGCTGATGACCAACGTCGTCGCCGACCTCGCCGTCGAATCGGAGGCGGCGACGCTGCTTGCGCTGCGGCTCGCCCGCGCCTTCGACGGCATGGCGGCAGGCAGCGCCGAGGACGCCGCCTTCGTGCGGCTGTGCACCCCGGCGGTGAAGTACTGGGTCTGCAAGCGCGCGCCGAACGGCGTCGTCGAGGCGATGGAGGTGCTGGGCGGCAACGGCTATGTCGAAGAGGGGCCGCTCGGTCTCCTCTACAAGGAGATCCCGCTCAACTCGATCTGGGAAGGCTCCGGCAACGTCATGTGCCTCGACGTGCTGCGGGCGCTGCAGAAATCCCCCGACACCTTCGGCGCCTATCTGGCCGAGATCCGAGCCGTGCGCGGCGCCGACAGCCGTCTCGACGCCGCGGCGCGCGCGCTCGAGGCGGATTTCGCGCAGAAGGGCGGCATGGAGCATCGCGCGCGGCGGCTGGTGGAGCGGATGATGACGGTGCTCCAGGGCGCGCTGCTCGTCCGCCATGCGCCGGCGGCCGTGGCCGACGCCTTCTGCGCCAGCCGTCTCGCCGGCGACTGGGGCCATGCCTTCGGCACGCTGCCGGCCGGCGTCGACGCGCGGGCGATCGTCGACCGGGCGCGGCCGGCATAG
- a CDS encoding L,D-transpeptidase has protein sequence MRITRLLVAALGVAISLGIASPAAAERDRADPGAAETIKGTQKPRADVKTKTKTAKAAEKPQPPTVSEVIAAGNNGELRSETRPADPVFSLFGAQSSKLLPQTQALDSVLEKRQKGRTFAVKNEFVPQTVPFSGYPRGTIVINTSERFLYLVESSNSARRYAIAVGREGLEFKGTAKVGDKQEWPRWIPTLDMQKREPKKYGQYKDGMPGGPDNPLGARAIYLHQNNKDTHIRIHGTNAPQTIGTNSSNGCFRMINEHVMDLYGRVPMGANVVVL, from the coding sequence ATGCGGATCACACGTCTCCTCGTCGCGGCGCTCGGCGTCGCCATCTCTCTGGGAATCGCATCGCCGGCCGCGGCGGAGCGGGATCGCGCCGACCCTGGTGCGGCGGAGACGATCAAGGGGACGCAGAAGCCGCGCGCGGACGTGAAGACGAAGACGAAGACCGCCAAGGCAGCCGAGAAGCCGCAGCCGCCCACCGTCTCCGAGGTGATCGCCGCAGGCAACAATGGCGAACTCCGCTCCGAAACGCGGCCGGCGGATCCGGTCTTCAGCCTGTTCGGCGCCCAGTCGTCGAAGCTTCTGCCGCAGACCCAGGCGCTCGACTCGGTGCTGGAGAAGCGCCAGAAGGGCAGGACCTTCGCGGTGAAGAACGAGTTCGTGCCGCAGACCGTGCCCTTCTCCGGCTATCCGCGCGGCACCATCGTCATCAACACGTCCGAGCGTTTCCTCTATCTCGTGGAATCCTCCAACAGCGCACGCCGCTACGCTATCGCGGTCGGCCGCGAGGGACTGGAGTTCAAGGGCACGGCCAAGGTCGGCGACAAGCAGGAATGGCCGCGCTGGATCCCGACGCTCGACATGCAGAAGCGTGAGCCGAAGAAGTACGGCCAGTACAAGGACGGCATGCCCGGCGGCCCCGACAATCCGCTCGGCGCCCGCGCCATCTACCTGCACCAGAACAACAAGGACACGCATATCCGCATCCACGGGACGAACGCGCCCCAGACCATCGGCACCAACTCGTCGAACGGCTGCTTCCGGATGATCAACGAACACGTCATGGACCTCTACGGTCGCGTGCCGATGGGCGCCAACGTCGTCGTGCTCTGA
- the secG gene encoding preprotein translocase subunit SecG — protein METVLIVIHLMIVLALVGVVLLQRSEGGGLGIGGGSGFMTARGAANALTRATAILAAAFFVTSLGLSLIARYGEQPIDILDRLPAGQQQGEGTGTGGGGVLDQLGGSDTPAAPAPAPAPAGPQVPSGQ, from the coding sequence ATGGAAACCGTCCTCATCGTCATTCACCTGATGATCGTGCTCGCGCTGGTCGGCGTCGTGCTGCTTCAGCGCTCGGAGGGCGGCGGCCTCGGCATCGGTGGCGGCTCCGGCTTCATGACGGCCCGCGGCGCGGCCAACGCGCTGACGCGTGCCACCGCCATCCTGGCGGCGGCCTTCTTCGTCACCTCGCTCGGCCTGTCGCTGATCGCCCGCTACGGCGAGCAGCCGATCGACATTCTCGATCGCCTGCCGGCCGGACAGCAGCAGGGCGAGGGCACCGGCACGGGCGGCGGCGGCGTGCTGGACCAGCTCGGCGGAAGCGATACGCCCGCCGCACCGGCTCCGGCGCCGGCTCCGGCGGGTCCGCAGGTTCCGAGCGGCCAGTAA
- the tpiA gene encoding triose-phosphate isomerase, producing MTKGIKPLVAGNWKMNGTSASLPEVRAIANGFMRGLDAECDALLCFPSTLLWRAQQLLASTPVKAGGQDCHVRASGAHTGDVSAEMLKDAGASHVIVGHSERRADHGEDDATVRAKAQAAWSAGLVAIVCVGETRAERDAGETLAVLSRQLAGSIPDGASARTMIVAYEPVWAIGTGLTPSPQDVAAAHAHIRAELHRIVGDAAATMRILYGGSVKPSNAVELLGIDNVDGALVGGASLKAADFLGIAEAYRAI from the coding sequence ATGACCAAGGGCATCAAGCCGCTCGTCGCGGGCAACTGGAAGATGAACGGCACCAGCGCTTCGCTGCCCGAGGTGCGCGCCATTGCCAACGGCTTCATGCGGGGGCTGGACGCGGAGTGTGACGCGCTTCTGTGCTTTCCCTCCACGCTGCTCTGGCGGGCGCAGCAGCTTCTCGCTTCGACGCCGGTCAAGGCCGGCGGGCAGGACTGCCACGTCCGCGCCAGCGGCGCCCACACCGGCGACGTCTCGGCGGAGATGCTGAAGGACGCCGGCGCGAGCCACGTCATCGTCGGCCATTCCGAGCGCCGTGCGGATCACGGCGAAGACGATGCGACGGTGCGGGCGAAGGCGCAGGCCGCATGGTCGGCGGGTCTCGTGGCCATCGTCTGCGTGGGCGAGACGCGTGCCGAGCGCGACGCGGGCGAGACGCTGGCCGTGCTCTCGCGCCAGCTGGCGGGATCGATCCCCGACGGCGCCAGCGCCAGAACCATGATCGTCGCCTACGAGCCGGTCTGGGCGATCGGCACCGGACTTACCCCGTCGCCGCAGGACGTTGCAGCCGCCCATGCGCATATCCGTGCCGAACTGCACCGGATCGTCGGCGATGCGGCAGCGACCATGCGCATTCTCTATGGCGGCTCGGTGAAGCCGTCGAACGCGGTCGAACTGCTCGGCATCGACAATGTCGACGGCGCCCTCGTCGGCGGCGCCAGCCTCAAGGCCGCCGACTTCCTCGGCATCGCCGAGGCCTATCGCGCGATCTGA